DNA sequence from the Oreochromis niloticus isolate F11D_XX linkage group LG8, O_niloticus_UMD_NMBU, whole genome shotgun sequence genome:
CTGCAAGAAGCCGTCAGGAGGTTATTATACTGCAAGCATAAAGGGATGGTTAACATCCCTCAGATAGGCTGTAGTGTTGAAGCAATGTTAAAGCTCGTGAGTCAGTGTGAAGGTGACAGATGCTCTTCTACTTAAATTGATTGTTACGAATGTTATCAGCTTGACGGAGTCTGGCTGACCTCATCTAACCTCACTGgatagtttctctttttttggaccTTCCTCTCTAAACCCCAGAGACAGTTGTGTGGCAAGATCTCAGTAGAATAGTAGTTGAAATCGGACTATCCCATCTGCTACCAGTAACCATGCCACATTTAGTCGCTTaagtcacctttcttccccgttctgatgctcagtttgaactttagcagatcatcttgaccatgtctgagttgcactgagttgctgccatgtgattggttaATTAGATGTTTGCAATAACAAGCAATTGAGCGGTGAAGTGAGTGTGTAGTTTTTAAATCATCCTATCATCTGTAGCAtaatctatgtctgttttaattTGCTTATATTTTTCTGGTGATATTTGTCACCTGTTATGATTTGTTTGTGTTGGATGTgcaaactttcttttttatttcttggtTCTTCCACATCTGTTTATGTCCCACAGATCTTACACACACATCATAACACATAAACATAGCAAGCAAGCTAGCACTTTGCATAAAATTCAAATGAAGGtttttacagaaaacaaaactctATTTCTGACTGCTTCAGTATTCCTGTAGATACTATTATAATTGGTTTGCAAGTAATTTGTGGCTTGTCTTTTCATTTCATTGGTAGTCTTCTGTTGAAATTTGCTTTATTATTCTCTAatttagaaaagaaataaaacccaGAGTCTATTGATTTAAATTACTCAGACATGTATTTGCTCATTTTCTCAAGTAAAACTATTGTGGTGATAAACCACTTCCACATAGGTTTTATGTCCACAACCACACAGTTATTTTTGGACTTCTCACACTGAGAAGAGACCACAGAGACCACACCGCACTCTCAGTAAGATCCTGGATTCAGTATCTGAAGGTGACTGTGGTTTCATAGCTAATCAAAACCTAAAAAAGTAGACTGTAAAAATACCCTTGATTTTACACAGCGACCTGGTTTTGAATAGCCCAATTAAGGCAGTGGGTCACAGAACATGAAATCAATCTTAAGTCTAATTCAGGGACAGGGGTCAGTCCTCAAGTGGCTTCTCAAAATTAGACCACAGCTGTGGCCAAAATCATTCAAAATGTCCATTCATTATATTATAGAGTGCGGGCTTTTTAACAGTATGCAGTTTGTTTTGTAAACTGATCACTGACACAAAGAACTGTTTATTCCAGTCTCACTCACAAGGTGGCACTCTGGACCTTTTTTAATGGAGAAGTATAAAGTACGGCAGCTGTGTTTTCCCTCAGACACTGGTAATCAAGCAAAAAGGCTCTGCGCTCCGTCTTGAATTTAGATTCTTACCCAAAAATACTAAGATAGCAAGCAATAGAAGATGtaaaaaatactatattaaggaATTATTAAGGAAATTCACattcatttattaattatttgtgGTGTGACTTGGTGTTCATCAAATGAATATTTTCTTGGAAATCAAagttttttagggttttttgttttattcgtaccactttttatttatttacttatttatttagttgCCTTTTTGTCACAAGTATAGATAACAAGTATGAAAATCCATACAGGTGGATTCTGTACCTGTCAGCAGAGGAGCTACTTGTTGCCCTGTCTGACCTCAGCAGGGAGAGCGAGGCACAGGGGCCATGTGTGAATAGGCCTTTAGAAAGCACTGGTGTGATGGCGAGGTTGCTGACTCAGGGGCCTCACAGTGCGCCGCCCCTGTCCTCAGCACCTGCTAGCCCAGTCAGGTCTCCATCCAGAACAGAGAGCATGTCAGTATCCTAGCACACAGCCAAAAATTAAGCTTCCAGGTCTGGAGaaactagttttttttttgtgggggaACAAAAGACACAAGACAAAACCAACGCATTTCAGATGCAGAGTGGCGTAGCGCTTAATGACGAACCCAGGTAAGACAGATGCAACGGCCTCCTATTCCTCTCGACTGTCCTCCTGCTGCACCTGCAATGCCCAGGGTCGCAGCTCTTTGCGCAGCCTCGTGCAGTTGTTTGGTACAGTTTGTTGGCACAATTTGGAAGTGGGAGGGGGCTGGAAAAAGTTCTGGatcacatgttttttttgttttttttttctaatatggCTGGGTAGCCTGTGAGTGAGCGTGCAAGACTGTTGGTACAAATTGCTGTGCATTGTTCCCGTGCTTGAGTAAGCTGTTGACTAGGCTCTTCTGGAAAAAGCCTGGATTTTGTGAGTCCCTAATGGGTCACTATTGGCTAAGCTATCTGGATGGATCTTGTAAAGAATGGAaatatgacaggtgtgtgagAATTACCACTCGTGGAGGATTGCTTCTTGCTCAGTATAGATtgctgtttttatgattttttttttcccccaattaTCTGCGCTGAGCAAAAATGTTCTAGTTTCTCCTTAAATCTTCCTTTGGATTTCTGCAACCAACTTTGGCCGTGACTTTAATGCCTTATTTGGAAATGTATGTACCTTTTGGTTTCTAAGTAAGTGGTTCagtgtgttttcagtttaatgtGTGTTATTTGTTTTGAAAAATTTACTTAAAGATCATTCATTTGtagtatttttttgtatttaaatagACCTCTCACCTGCAGGAATTTTTAACTGAGATAAAATTTGATATTATGTTTCTTTTCTAATTTCATGGCAGTAAATTAATTTGAAGGCTTTTCATAGGTCAGTAAACTTAAAAACTGTTGTAACCACGCAATATAATTTAACTGTCTTTTTTAATTGTCTTTGTATAAAAGCAGGAAGAATAAGGATGGCCAGACGCGGGAGCAGGAATACTCTTCTGAAAGCCATTACAGAATTGTTTCACCAACATTCAAGTATAAGATGAGCCACCGGCGAGTGGGGAAGTGCATCATCATCAATAACAAAAACTTTGATGAAAAGACAGGTATAGCAAACCTTACTCAAACGTATGAACTAAGTTTGGCTCAGGGTTATTGCATATTGAGTTTGTAATGTAAGCGTTCTTTCTTGACAGGGATGAATGTACGCAATGGCACGGATCGAGACGCAGGCGAGCTTTACAAGTGCTTCAAGAACCTGGGCTTTGATGTCATTCTTTACAACGATCAGACATGTGAGAAGATGGAGCGTCTTCTCCGAGAGGGTAAGTCCTGTCATGCAGATAccgagacttttttttttgtttgtttgtttttttacatttttctttttgttgtgatggtgtttcatatttaatatttagaTCAAATGTAAGCACAGATTGTCTTTTGTAAGCCACTGTAGTTGACGAAAGGGTTAGCAGCACAAAGTGTATTATTTCTGATATGCATATAGTTACATACTAGTAATCCGGTGCCTTATAATGTGTAAAACAGGGAGGCCTTTGGTCATATACACCCTCTTTGATCTTTTGTGGGCCCGACCAGTGAAACTTCCTTCTCTGTCATTGTACAGAtatttaactacacatttagtCAATTagatattttaatattagaaaaataaGCACAAGTTCAACATTACGTCTAAGTTTTTcaacatgataaagaaatgctgctttggTGCATGAAGGAAATGTTTCAGTATGAGTCTTTGCACTTAAATTGTAAGaagcaaatgtgtaaaatgacaGAAATCTATCATTTAATTACTTAGGTGTAATATGAATGGTGATAGAGACCTGTAAAATtgtgaaaatacagtaaaaagtacaaaacttaagctctccttcacatttttcaaagcCATCCAGTAGGGTTGTTCAATATAATGATATTGAAGGTATCGTTTCATATTACGGTATCGTTCGTtttgtggtgtcgcaaaataaactgtttacggcaatattttttcatcatttcgATGGTCACTGTCGTGGctttattaatttcttaaagtctctttctcttatatttaaaataaccacactacggacagAGAAGCGACTGTTTTTACAcattgtcgttagcaacaatgaTGGTAAACCCAGCGTGTGGCTCCACCGccctttgtttattttccacataaacctttcacattaaagctgaagatcctgttgagTTTTTTCAAAATAATCTGAAATGATGACAAACAGAAGGACCATTCAAAACAAATCAAGGACTTTATTTCTAATTGAGGGGCTACCTCTGTAACATGGACatggtttggttatgaaaagtctGACACAGACCAGAAATCTGTGCTATGCAAATTATACATGAAACCAGTCCCCACCTCAGACTCAAACGCAGCAAACCTCTTCTACCACCTATGCAAGAATCACATTAAAGAGTGTGGAGAGAGTTTAagaatgaaaagcaaaaaagagccgtcaggttctcaaaataaaccttagacttaaaggttagaacaggcttttcccagcagcacgccgtgtaataaatactcacaaagacaATGGCAGCCATTACAACtaatgtctaaaaatgtatagtttcatgcattaGTCAAAGCACTCGACTCCAGGAACACGTgacccagctgaaaacacttcacacaagttgagttgcccgagattcacagaatttacagaaaatgtaaatatttttgtgatatatatcgttgtTGAGACGataaatgtcttatatcgggGTGTGAGATTTTAGTCATATCACACAGCCCTACCATCCAGTGGCCTGGGTTAAAGTCTTCCTTGGTCCGATTCTGCCTTATTTTAGATATCCCTGtaaaataacaacatgtgcaaGTTTCAATTAATAATTCTTGTTTCTTAAAAACCACCACTGGTATAAAAGTAACACATCCTACTACTAAATTTAGCCAAATGTGTTTCTAATCAAAGTAACTGGAAGTCCGGTAACCAGGTTTTATGATCATAAGACTATATGAACCTCTCAGGTCAGTGATGCTGATAAATTTCTTCTTATAACAAAGTGCTCACTggcatatttcatattttgatGGGCTGCATTATAAATCATTCTTTATCagttaaatatataacttaGCTGAAATCTCAAATTCACGCTAAATAAACTTCAGACGTAACTATTAGGGACTGACTTTAATCATTAATCTAGAGAGGTTTAACAAGGCCTGAGTCGAGCTAGGagttcagtgtttgtttgtttgtgtgtggttcAGCCTCGGAAGAAGACCACAGTGACAGCTCGTGTTTCGCCTGCATCCTGCTGAGCCACGGCGAGGAAGGCATGATCTACGGCACAGACGGAGCCATGCCCATCAAAACGATGACCTCGCTGTTCAGGGGGGACAAGTGCAAAAGCTTAGTGGGAAAGCCAAAACTCTTCTTCATCCAGGTGTGCATGATTCATACTTGATTGTGTGACTGAAGTCTTTTATTGTAACAATAGCAGTGTTGGGTTATAGATTTGTGTGATCTtttatttgttacttttcacCCAAATGGGCAGTTTGAACAGTTCTTTGCTGTGGAAATAGGTGAATTTGGCTTATCTCagcttttaaaaacagttaatTTTGAATTGCTTCACCAGGTCATCGATGAGAAAGCTACTCAGGATCACAATGAAATGTCATTTCATTTACTTCACCAGGCTTGTAGGGGTTCAGAATTTGATGATGGTATACAGACAGATTCAGGTCCACCAAATGATGCCCTGGAGACAGATGCAAATCCAAGACATAAGATCCCGGTGGAGGCTGATTTCCTCTTTGCCTACTCGACTGTGCCGGGTAAATCTGAAATCCCAGTTTAAACAACATGTTTTTCCTTACAGTAAAATACTATTGGTATATATAAGTGGAGAAGCATTTCCTGAAGAGTCTAGTTTGACTGCTTTCTAGTTTCTAGTTTCATTCCTAACttatgatgatttttttccaGGATATTACTCATGGAGGAACCCTGGGCGTGGCTCCTGGTTTGTACAGGCGCTCTGCAACGTCCTGAACGAGTTTGGAAAACAGCTGGAGATAATGCAGATCCTGACACGGGTCAATTACATGGTGGCCACCAGCTTTGAGTCCTGGTCTGAAGACCCCCGCTTCAGTGAGAAGAAGCAGATTCCCTGTGTGGTCTCTATGCTGACGAAAGAACTGTATTTCAACTGACTGCCCAGCCACCTGACTGTACTGTAATGATGCCACAGACTGACCGACTGACTAACTAGACTGACTAGACTAGACTGTTTCAGGTACTGATTAAGCGGTCAAAGCATTCAGGGATGATTCAGGCCTGGCAGGACGCTTCACATTTCATGCACATATGACATTTTGCATGTGGACTTGGGGCCGAAAAGCACtacatgaggaaaaaaaaaacaaaaacaaaaaacattacagtGGCACACGGCGTTCATGTGTTGATAGtgaaacttcttcctcttcttcaggtTCTTCCACTTCTTCAGAATAATGGTGTCACATTTGATCTGATCTTTGTCGACAGGCGTTGTGAAATATCCATGTTATTCTACCAGCCCAGAAAATTTGCTGCCAGGTTTTGTGGGTTTATAGAATCGTCTATGCGTCAATCCATTTTCCAGCATTTGCAGTAGATAAGGACTGTACCCTATGAACGCGGGCAAGCAGGGATGGGCAAAAGTTGGCTTTTGGTATTCTGAGACTCTGAGCGGAAAAACATCTTGTCATTTTGATTGATCTAGTATGATTTGAAAAACTCAATTAAGCCCCTTTTAGATTCATTAGGCACTTTATAGAAATCTTCATTAGAAAACTGAAATGAGTGATTACTAGAACTTTGATTGCTGTAGGAGTGTTGA
Encoded proteins:
- the casp7 gene encoding caspase-7 isoform X1, with protein sequence MAGYAGEPSELGEGGGDGPVTDETDAKPDRKGRFLLFGSRKNKDGQTREQEYSSESHYRIVSPTFKYKMSHRRVGKCIIINNKNFDEKTGMNVRNGTDRDAGELYKCFKNLGFDVILYNDQTCEKMERLLREASEEDHSDSSCFACILLSHGEEGMIYGTDGAMPIKTMTSLFRGDKCKSLVGKPKLFFIQVIDEKATQDHNEMSFHLLHQACRGSEFDDGIQTDSGPPNDALETDANPRHKIPVEADFLFAYSTVPGYYSWRNPGRGSWFVQALCNVLNEFGKQLEIMQILTRVNYMVATSFESWSEDPRFSEKKQIPCVVSMLTKELYFN
- the casp7 gene encoding caspase-7 isoform X2; amino-acid sequence: MAGYAGEPSELGEGGGDGPVTDETDAKPDRKGRFLLFGRKNKDGQTREQEYSSESHYRIVSPTFKYKMSHRRVGKCIIINNKNFDEKTGMNVRNGTDRDAGELYKCFKNLGFDVILYNDQTCEKMERLLREASEEDHSDSSCFACILLSHGEEGMIYGTDGAMPIKTMTSLFRGDKCKSLVGKPKLFFIQVIDEKATQDHNEMSFHLLHQACRGSEFDDGIQTDSGPPNDALETDANPRHKIPVEADFLFAYSTVPGYYSWRNPGRGSWFVQALCNVLNEFGKQLEIMQILTRVNYMVATSFESWSEDPRFSEKKQIPCVVSMLTKELYFN
- the casp7 gene encoding caspase-7 isoform X3 translates to MAGYAGEPSELGEGGGDGPVTDETDAKPDRKGRFLLFGSRKNKDGQTREQEYSSESHYRIVSPTFKYKMSHRRVGKCIIINNKNFDEKTGMNVRNGTDRDAGELYKCFKNLGFDVILYNDQTCEKMERLLREASEEDHSDSSCFACILLSHGEEGMIYGTDGAMPIKTMTSLFRGDKCKSLVGKPKLFFIQACRGSEFDDGIQTDSGPPNDALETDANPRHKIPVEADFLFAYSTVPGYYSWRNPGRGSWFVQALCNVLNEFGKQLEIMQILTRVNYMVATSFESWSEDPRFSEKKQIPCVVSMLTKELYFN
- the casp7 gene encoding caspase-7 isoform X4, which codes for MAGYAGEPSELGEGGGDGPVTDETDAKPDRKGRFLLFGRKNKDGQTREQEYSSESHYRIVSPTFKYKMSHRRVGKCIIINNKNFDEKTGMNVRNGTDRDAGELYKCFKNLGFDVILYNDQTCEKMERLLREASEEDHSDSSCFACILLSHGEEGMIYGTDGAMPIKTMTSLFRGDKCKSLVGKPKLFFIQACRGSEFDDGIQTDSGPPNDALETDANPRHKIPVEADFLFAYSTVPGYYSWRNPGRGSWFVQALCNVLNEFGKQLEIMQILTRVNYMVATSFESWSEDPRFSEKKQIPCVVSMLTKELYFN